The Deltaproteobacteria bacterium IMCC39524 genomic interval TTCCCAACATGTCTGAATCCTGCCTGAGCGATGCTCAATAACACCCCATGCTCGACCTCATCGGACCCGCCTTGAGAGAAAGTCGGGAGCTTATATTTCATTATAGGCCTTAGCAAACGAGGAAGACTTTTTGCATTTACTCCGCGCTGAATCGTAACGTAAATAGCGTCGACTTTTGGAGCAAGGTATTCGTAGCATTTGACAACGCTATCTTCAGCTTCTTCCCGACTCGTATTATCAATGGAATAACAGGACACAACTTCAAAACCACGTTCTCTGGCAATTTTTTCAATATCGCTGACAGCGGCAATACTTCTACCCGCATTGCTGTCCTCAAACGCAATACCTAGTTTCTTAAACCCCACAAAATCGTGAAACCATCGAAGCTGGTATTCATGCCGGGTAGGGCTCACGCGAGCATGAACATGATCGTATCCCGAATCCTCGATACTCTTGACAATATTCGCACTTATCGGGTCGGTTGAAGACAGGACAATCGTTGGCACAGAATGCAGATCGTTTGCTAAATCCTGGCCAGCCCATGTTCCCATAGCCAGTATCAAGTCAACTTTTTGGGCATTCAGTTGTTGAATCACATCAACTTTCGTTTTTTTTCGCTTCTCATCGTCCCAATTGGTTGACCAGTAAGCCTCTCCCACAAATTGAATGTAGTTGCTTTTTGCTTTTGTAGATAACCACATCCATATCTGACTAGAATCCTCAAAGTCCTCTGGTACTGGAATCTCTGCGTTCTCCATCCATCCTATATCCATCAGGTTTTCGATCAACCTCGTTAGTACCAAAGGGTAATTCTTGTACGGGCCACCCTCCAGGTAACCGATTCGCCACTTCTGGCCATGGTTGGTGGTGGGCCTAAGACCAAATTCCCCCTTGTCGGCAGCAGAAGAGGACGATAAGAAGGAAAAACTGCCAATGGCGATCAATATTCCAATCCAAAAAAATTTCATAACACAACTCATATCTGAAATACCGCTGATGCTGAGAATGGTATAAAAATTATTAAAGTATCGAGCGACACAACGTTTCCTTGACCTTTCTGCAAATCACCTTCACCAAGCACCTGAATAACTCAGCAATCTACAGCAAGTTAACTGAATCGTCAAAATTGGGATTCTTATAAATCCTATTCTTGAATTTTTAGGGGAAAACGCTGCTTTTTTTTGCTTTACTGAAATTGCTGATAAACAATAAAAGGCCACCAAGGATCGAACCTTGGTGGCCTTAGTCTTTTGTATTAAAGAGCTTACTGGATACCTCTATCAATAAGAAGCCGTTTTTCGTCTCATAAGTCGTGGCTTATGGGAGTTAAATCAACCGTCTCTCAATCAAAAGCGCTGATTCTCTCTTTATGAGTAGCTTTTACTTTGGCCCACGATAAATGCTAGAATAGGACCTATGAAACAAAAAAAAACATTAATCTCTTGGCGACTCAAATTGATTCTTCTGTTTGGCTGTTTGGCAGGAGTGGGGGTTGCCATGTTTAGTTTATATGTTGAATCTATTTCAGATCTTCCTCTGGGGCCGACACCATTATCCTGGACATTCAAGTCATCCAGCGCTCATGTTGAGGAAATATTTTCCAAAGGGAGTCCAGACATGGTGCCTGGCATCATAAC includes:
- a CDS encoding ABC transporter substrate binding protein, which translates into the protein MKFFWIGILIAIGSFSFLSSSSAADKGEFGLRPTTNHGQKWRIGYLEGGPYKNYPLVLTRLIENLMDIGWMENAEIPVPEDFEDSSQIWMWLSTKAKSNYIQFVGEAYWSTNWDDEKRKKTKVDVIQQLNAQKVDLILAMGTWAGQDLANDLHSVPTIVLSSTDPISANIVKSIEDSGYDHVHARVSPTRHEYQLRWFHDFVGFKKLGIAFEDSNAGRSIAAVSDIEKIARERGFEVVSCYSIDNTSREEAEDSVVKCYEYLAPKVDAIYVTIQRGVNAKSLPRLLRPIMKYKLPTFSQGGSDEVEHGVLLSIAQAGFRHVGKFHAETIAKVFNGAKPRDLDQVFDDPALFAFNLEVARLIGFNPPFELLASADQIYSKIAVAK